The Candidatus Latescibacterota bacterium region AAAAATCGAAAAGGTCAGGGAGCAGGTGCAGAACCTGGAATGATTCGTCCGGCCCGGGCGTATCCGTTGCGTGAGTGGCTGCGTTGTGCGGGCTTTCCGGAGGAAATATGCTGCTGAACATAGGATTTGGAAATGTTGTGGCGAGAGACAAGGTAGTGGCGATAATAAACTCGGATTCTGCGCCAATGCGGCGGTTCAGGGAAGAAGCCGGTCAGACCGGCAGGCTTGTCGACGCGACACAGGGGCGAAAGACGAGGACGATCCTCGTTACCGCGTCGGGTCACGTGATCCTGTCGGCGATCGCCGTTGAGACGATCACCCAGAGATGGAACGAAGGCAGGACGAGTGAGGGGTGAGTTGAAATAGGTGAAACAGGACCAATGATAATCGTGATATCGGGCCCTTCCGGGGTCGGGAAATCGACGGTCGTCTCCAGATTACTCGAGACGATGGA contains the following coding sequences:
- a CDS encoding DUF370 domain-containing protein, producing the protein MLLNIGFGNVVARDKVVAIINSDSAPMRRFREEAGQTGRLVDATQGRKTRTILVTASGHVILSAIAVETITQRWNEGRTSEG